A stretch of Deinococcus radiopugnans ATCC 19172 DNA encodes these proteins:
- a CDS encoding branched-chain amino acid ABC transporter permease, whose protein sequence is MQIFDPTIFPILAADGLTNGAVYALLALALVLVFAVTRVIFIPQGEFVVFGTLTLAALQLGRTPGTLWLVLALLGLGALMEAFSLTRAGQARRALITLGGAAILGLGLWALTGWLAPLKAPLWVQVVLTLALVAPLGPLLYRVVYQPLQNATVLVLLIASVALHLVLTGLALVFFGPEGSRTPAFFEGNLNLGQITLSWQSLLVIAASAALMLGLYLFFERTMPGKALRATAVNRLGARLVGISPSSAGMLTFTLAALIGALGGVLIGPSVAVTYDSGFLIGLKGFVGAIIGGLVSYPVAAAGAILVGLIESFASFSLSAWKEVIVFTLILPVLLWRSLTTRHIPEDEE, encoded by the coding sequence ATGCAGATTTTTGATCCCACCATCTTTCCAATCCTGGCGGCGGATGGGCTGACCAACGGAGCGGTCTATGCGCTGCTGGCATTGGCACTGGTGCTGGTCTTTGCCGTAACCCGCGTGATTTTCATCCCACAGGGAGAATTCGTGGTGTTCGGGACCCTGACGCTGGCCGCGCTGCAACTGGGACGCACCCCGGGCACGCTGTGGCTGGTCCTGGCCCTGCTCGGCCTCGGCGCGCTCATGGAAGCCTTCTCGCTGACGCGTGCGGGACAGGCGCGGCGGGCACTGATCACGCTGGGGGGCGCGGCCATTCTGGGCCTGGGCCTCTGGGCGCTGACCGGCTGGCTGGCCCCACTCAAAGCCCCGCTGTGGGTCCAGGTGGTTCTGACCCTCGCCCTGGTGGCGCCGCTGGGTCCGCTGCTCTACCGCGTCGTGTATCAGCCGCTTCAGAACGCCACCGTGCTGGTCCTGCTGATCGCCTCGGTGGCGCTGCATCTGGTCCTGACCGGGCTGGCACTGGTCTTTTTCGGTCCAGAGGGGTCGCGCACCCCAGCGTTCTTCGAGGGCAACCTGAATCTGGGCCAGATCACGCTGAGCTGGCAGAGCCTGCTGGTGATCGCGGCCTCGGCGGCGTTGATGCTGGGCCTGTACCTGTTCTTCGAGCGCACCATGCCGGGCAAGGCGCTGCGGGCCACCGCCGTCAACCGGCTGGGGGCGCGGCTGGTGGGCATCAGTCCGTCCTCGGCCGGCATGCTGACCTTCACGCTGGCGGCCCTGATCGGCGCCCTGGGCGGTGTGCTGATCGGCCCCAGCGTGGCCGTGACCTACGACAGCGGCTTCCTGATCGGTCTCAAGGGCTTCGTGGGCGCGATTATCGGCGGGCTGGTCAGCTACCCCGTGGCGGCGGCCGGCGCGATTCTGGTGGGCCTGATCGAGAGCTTCGCCAGCTTCAGCCTGTCGGCCTGGAAGGAAGTGATCGTGTTCACGCTGATCCTGCCGGTGCTGCTGTGGCGCTCGCTGACCACCCGTCACATCCCGGAGGATGAGGAATGA
- a CDS encoding ABC transporter permease subunit — protein sequence MTPAKTASKFSVRLGLSVAAVLIALSLPLLLPLFQVTLLINILIFAVVVTGLVLLTGILGLTSFGQAAFMGVGAYTTAVLTAQLGWNPWLSLPVSLLVTGLVAWLLGLMTLRMQGHYLPLATIAWGISLFYVFGNTPALGGFTGLTDIPPISVFGLELTSPRSFAYLTLVCLGLVALGAQFLLSSRTGRAMRALRGGSLVAEAFGVSAFGLRVQVFVLSALMAALAGWLYAHSQRFVNPTPFSLQAGIEYLFMAVVGGSQHVWGGVLGAGLITQIREVLRDVLPGLLGQQGNFEVIVFGVLVILVLQFARRGLWPLIELLLPQEGIRILPERQTLAPRPKPASGTPLLSVQHAVKQFGGLRAVGDVSFDLSAGEILGLIGPNGAGKSTMFNLITGVNPATSGQITFMGQDISRRSAGQIHRLGLSRTFQHVHLLPELTLLENTMMGGYARGHAGIIRSLLHLERGEEAALQHEALRQLGRVGLSAQAYTLAGNLALGQQRVLEIARALVADPTLLLLDEPAAGLRYGEKAELVTLLRRLREEGVTILIVEHDMDLVMGLVDRLVVMNYGEKLAEGSPQQVRDNADVREAYLGVDMEEEGAA from the coding sequence ATGACCCCGGCCAAAACAGCCTCGAAGTTCTCCGTTCGCCTGGGCCTGAGCGTGGCCGCCGTGCTGATTGCGCTGTCCCTGCCGCTGCTGCTGCCCCTGTTTCAGGTCACATTGCTGATCAATATTTTGATCTTCGCCGTTGTCGTGACTGGACTGGTGCTGCTGACCGGCATCCTGGGGCTGACCAGTTTCGGACAGGCGGCCTTCATGGGGGTGGGCGCCTACACCACCGCGGTGCTGACCGCCCAGCTGGGCTGGAATCCGTGGCTGTCGCTGCCCGTTTCGTTGCTGGTGACGGGGCTGGTGGCGTGGCTGCTCGGTTTGATGACGTTGCGGATGCAAGGCCATTATCTGCCGCTGGCGACGATCGCCTGGGGCATCAGCCTGTTCTACGTGTTCGGCAACACGCCGGCGCTGGGCGGCTTTACCGGCCTGACTGATATTCCGCCCATTTCCGTGTTCGGACTGGAGCTGACCTCCCCGCGCTCCTTCGCCTACCTCACGCTGGTCTGTCTGGGACTGGTGGCCCTGGGCGCGCAGTTTCTGCTTTCCAGCCGTACGGGGCGGGCCATGCGGGCCCTGCGCGGCGGGTCGTTGGTGGCCGAGGCCTTTGGGGTGTCTGCCTTCGGGCTGCGGGTGCAGGTGTTCGTCCTCTCGGCCCTGATGGCGGCGCTGGCGGGGTGGCTCTACGCGCACAGCCAGCGTTTCGTGAATCCCACCCCGTTCAGTCTGCAGGCCGGCATCGAGTACCTGTTCATGGCGGTGGTGGGCGGCTCGCAGCATGTGTGGGGCGGCGTGCTGGGCGCGGGACTGATCACCCAGATCCGCGAGGTCCTGCGCGACGTGTTGCCGGGCTTGCTGGGCCAGCAGGGCAATTTCGAGGTCATTGTCTTCGGGGTGCTGGTGATTCTGGTGCTGCAATTTGCGCGGCGTGGCCTGTGGCCGCTGATCGAACTGCTCCTGCCGCAGGAAGGGATCCGCATCCTGCCGGAACGGCAAACACTCGCCCCGCGCCCGAAGCCCGCCTCCGGCACGCCGCTACTGAGCGTTCAGCACGCGGTCAAGCAGTTCGGCGGCTTGCGGGCGGTGGGCGACGTGTCTTTTGACCTGAGTGCCGGGGAAATCCTGGGGCTGATCGGTCCCAACGGTGCGGGCAAAAGCACCATGTTCAACCTGATTACCGGGGTCAACCCGGCCACCTCCGGGCAGATTACCTTTATGGGGCAGGACATCAGCCGCCGCAGCGCGGGGCAGATTCACCGGCTGGGCCTGAGCCGCACCTTTCAGCACGTTCACCTGTTGCCCGAACTGACCCTGCTGGAAAACACCATGATGGGCGGGTACGCGCGCGGTCATGCGGGCATCATCCGCAGCCTGCTGCACTTGGAACGCGGCGAGGAGGCGGCCTTGCAACACGAGGCGCTGCGACAACTGGGACGCGTCGGGCTGAGTGCCCAGGCCTACACCTTGGCCGGCAACCTGGCGCTGGGGCAGCAGCGGGTGCTCGAAATTGCGCGGGCACTGGTGGCTGATCCCACCCTGCTGCTGCTGGACGAACCGGCCGCCGGGCTGCGGTACGGCGAGAAGGCAGAACTGGTGACGCTGCTGCGTCGCCTGCGCGAGGAGGGGGTGACGATTCTGATTGTCGAGCACGATATGGACCTGGTGATGGGCCTGGTCGACCGGCTGGTGGTCATGAATTACGGCGAGAAGCTGGCCGAGGGTTCGCCGCAGCAGGTGCGCGACAACGCCGATGTGCGTGAGGCGTACCTGGGCGTGGACATGGAAGAGGAGGGGGCGGCGTGA
- a CDS encoding ABC transporter ATP-binding protein — MSAGPAVSPPLLLEVRDLHTRYGRVEALSGVSLDVPAGQIVSVIGANGAGKTTLMNSVMGILPSSGELLYEGQSLRGVPLETRVARGISLVPERRDLFASMTVADNLTLGAYSRRGEKWRGDLDHVYERFPRLLERRKQLAGTLSGGEQQMLAIGRALMGKPRLLLLDEPSLGLAPLIVRDILRIVKQLQSEGVTVLLVEQNARASLAISDSGYVLETGEVKLSGPARELAQNPELTASYLGG, encoded by the coding sequence GTGAGCGCAGGGCCGGCGGTCTCCCCTCCCCTGCTGCTTGAAGTGCGGGACCTGCACACCCGCTACGGACGCGTGGAGGCGCTGAGCGGGGTGTCGCTCGACGTGCCGGCCGGGCAGATCGTCAGCGTGATCGGGGCCAACGGGGCGGGCAAGACCACGCTGATGAACTCGGTGATGGGCATCCTGCCCAGCAGCGGCGAGCTGCTTTACGAGGGGCAGTCGTTGCGCGGCGTCCCGCTGGAAACCCGGGTGGCGCGCGGCATCAGTCTGGTGCCCGAGCGGCGCGACCTGTTCGCCTCCATGACGGTGGCCGACAACCTGACGCTGGGGGCGTATAGCCGCCGTGGGGAGAAGTGGCGCGGGGATCTGGACCACGTGTATGAACGCTTTCCGCGCCTGCTGGAGCGGCGCAAACAGCTGGCCGGTACCCTGTCTGGCGGCGAACAGCAGATGCTGGCGATTGGCCGCGCCCTGATGGGCAAACCCCGCTTGCTGCTGCTGGACGAGCCCTCGCTGGGTCTGGCGCCGCTGATCGTGCGCGACATCCTGCGGATCGTCAAGCAGCTGCAATCCGAGGGCGTGACGGTGCTGCTCGTCGAGCAGAACGCGCGGGCCAGCCTGGCGATCAGCGACAGCGGCTACGTGCTGGAAACCGGCGAGGTCAAACTGAGCGGCCCGGCGCGTGAACTGGCCCAGAATCCGGAGCTGACGGCCAGCTACCTGGGCGGTTAG
- a CDS encoding type III polyketide synthase yields MSVYLHTIALALPETAYPQSVIRDVIKAQPELDRLAKRLTGAAFNASGIDQRYSVVKEFADTDGGAGLFYDPANTRMLNPTTGQRNIVYAQEATKLYVDAARKALADSRFGAADITHVITVSCTGFFAPGPDYAIVRALGLGGDVGRYHVGFMGCYAAFPALKMAKAFCQADPDAAVLVVSAELCTLHMRAAADPDTIIAASVFADGCAAALVSARSPAAGQRALTMDHFETTLTPPGVGEAEMAWTIGDQGYEMVLSSYVPSIIESHIQGALSPLLDHEPALADARHAGVEHWAIHPGGRSILDKVQGSLGLSDAQMVPSREVLRQYGNMSSATILFILKELLDTVPAGERVCAMAFGPGLTVEMGLLSGAVGTEQTVVETSQPQLAGVR; encoded by the coding sequence ATGTCCGTCTACCTTCACACCATTGCCCTGGCACTGCCCGAGACCGCCTATCCCCAGTCGGTGATCCGGGACGTGATCAAGGCCCAGCCGGAACTGGACCGTCTGGCCAAGCGGCTGACCGGAGCTGCCTTCAACGCTTCGGGCATTGACCAGCGCTACAGCGTGGTCAAGGAATTTGCAGATACGGACGGAGGGGCGGGGCTGTTCTACGATCCGGCCAACACGCGCATGCTCAATCCCACCACCGGGCAACGCAACATCGTCTACGCGCAGGAGGCCACCAAACTGTACGTCGACGCCGCCCGCAAAGCCCTGGCCGACAGCCGTTTCGGGGCCGCCGACATTACCCACGTCATCACCGTGTCCTGCACGGGCTTTTTTGCGCCGGGACCGGACTACGCCATCGTGCGGGCGCTGGGGCTGGGCGGCGACGTGGGCCGCTACCACGTGGGCTTCATGGGCTGCTACGCGGCCTTTCCCGCCCTGAAGATGGCCAAAGCCTTCTGTCAGGCCGATCCCGACGCCGCCGTGCTGGTGGTCAGCGCCGAGCTGTGCACCCTGCACATGCGCGCAGCAGCAGACCCGGATACCATCATCGCCGCCTCGGTCTTTGCCGACGGCTGCGCCGCCGCGCTGGTCAGTGCCCGGTCCCCGGCGGCTGGCCAGCGCGCCTTGACCATGGATCATTTCGAGACCACCCTGACGCCTCCCGGCGTGGGGGAGGCGGAGATGGCCTGGACCATCGGAGACCAGGGCTACGAGATGGTGCTGAGCAGTTACGTGCCGTCCATCATCGAGTCGCACATCCAGGGAGCGCTGTCGCCGCTGCTGGACCACGAACCCGCGCTGGCCGATGCCCGCCATGCCGGCGTGGAACACTGGGCCATCCATCCCGGTGGGCGCAGCATTCTCGACAAGGTGCAGGGCAGCCTGGGGTTGAGCGACGCGCAGATGGTTCCGTCGCGTGAGGTGCTGCGGCAGTACGGCAACATGAGCAGTGCCACGATCCTGTTTATCCTGAAAGAGCTGCTGGACACGGTGCCGGCAGGGGAGCGGGTGTGTGCGATGGCCTTTGGGCCGGGCCTGACGGTGGAGATGGGCCTGCTGAGCGGCGCGGTGGGCACCGAGCAGACAGTCGTGGAGACTTCCCAGCCTCAACTGGCTGGGGTGCGGTGA
- a CDS encoding class I SAM-dependent methyltransferase: MRESHLAERMDDPHCDLGELNRTYAQFGTVNGLVAGWRRVYRQDLRPHLSASRPNTLLDIGCGGGDVPRALARWAARDGFTLRITAIDADARAIAFAQAQPPVSGLHFRRAMSGDLVREGQRFDLVTSNHLLHHLTGSELRALLGDCEALSAGLVVHSDLQRSPLAYLGFRVGVAPLFRGSFIGEDGLRSIRRSFTTAELRKLAPPGWTVRTLVPFRNLLIYGASDRD, encoded by the coding sequence GTGCGTGAGAGCCACCTGGCCGAGCGCATGGACGATCCCCACTGTGACCTGGGAGAACTCAACCGCACCTACGCCCAGTTCGGCACGGTCAACGGATTGGTGGCCGGGTGGCGCCGGGTCTATCGGCAGGATCTGCGGCCTCACCTCTCGGCCTCGCGCCCCAATACGCTGCTGGACATCGGGTGCGGCGGGGGCGACGTCCCGCGTGCCCTGGCCCGCTGGGCCGCCCGTGACGGCTTCACGCTGCGAATCACGGCCATCGACGCCGACGCGCGGGCCATCGCTTTCGCGCAGGCTCAACCGCCCGTGTCCGGCCTGCATTTCCGGCGGGCCATGAGCGGCGATCTGGTGCGGGAGGGACAACGCTTTGATCTGGTGACTTCCAACCACCTGCTGCACCACCTGACCGGCTCAGAACTCCGCGCTCTTCTCGGCGACTGCGAGGCGCTGTCTGCGGGTCTGGTCGTCCACAGCGATCTTCAGCGCAGCCCGCTGGCTTATCTGGGGTTCAGGGTGGGCGTCGCGCCGCTCTTCCGGGGTTCGTTCATCGGCGAGGACGGCCTGCGGTCCATTCGCCGCAGCTTTACCACCGCCGAGCTGCGGAAACTGGCCCCGCCGGGCTGGACCGTCAGGACGCTCGTTCCCTTCCGCAACCTGCTGATATATGGGGCTTCAGACCGTGACTGA
- a CDS encoding FAD-dependent oxidoreductase: MGLQTVTEPVLDVLIVGGGPVGLFLGCLLAQRGLGVRVLERRERPGQHSRAIGIHPPALKAFRAVGLTAPLLSAGLPITRGLVTGEAAPLGELGFGAASADFPFILSLPQRETEAVLRRRLAELAPGSFRAGAEVLTLRQENDCVHVTVRDNGRRLELRARHVIGADGWRSAVREALGQPFPGQLYPDKYLMGDFPDTTPLGQAALVSLTGEGVVESFPLPGQNGAEPGRRWVAHTGKRLLDAPSARDLTTLIERRTGLHVPAAECRMLSAFEVRRHRVACMVRGRTVLIGDAAHVVSPIGGQGMNLGWLDAAALAPLLQQSLEGRRVDWRHFERTRLRSAAIAGHQAELNMAAGRPAGVWGQRWREQLIRRVLRSPAAEPLLARAFTMRWL, translated from the coding sequence ATGGGGCTTCAGACCGTGACTGAACCGGTGCTGGACGTGCTGATCGTCGGCGGCGGTCCGGTGGGGCTCTTTCTGGGTTGTCTGCTGGCACAGCGTGGCCTGGGGGTGCGCGTGCTGGAACGCCGCGAGCGGCCGGGCCAGCATTCCCGCGCCATCGGCATTCATCCGCCCGCGCTGAAGGCGTTCAGGGCAGTCGGGTTGACGGCGCCGCTGTTGAGTGCCGGGTTGCCCATCACGCGCGGCCTGGTCACGGGCGAGGCCGCGCCGCTGGGCGAACTGGGCTTCGGGGCGGCGTCGGCGGACTTTCCTTTTATCCTCTCGCTGCCTCAGCGCGAGACGGAGGCGGTGCTGCGGCGTCGGCTGGCAGAGCTGGCCCCCGGTTCGTTCCGCGCGGGCGCAGAGGTGCTGACGCTTCGGCAGGAGAACGACTGCGTGCACGTCACCGTCCGCGACAACGGCAGGCGGCTGGAACTGCGCGCCCGCCACGTCATCGGTGCGGACGGCTGGCGCAGCGCCGTGCGCGAAGCGTTGGGCCAGCCCTTTCCCGGCCAGCTCTACCCCGACAAATACCTGATGGGCGACTTTCCCGACACCACGCCGCTGGGGCAGGCCGCGCTGGTGTCGCTGACCGGGGAAGGCGTGGTGGAGTCCTTCCCGCTGCCGGGCCAGAACGGAGCTGAACCGGGCCGACGCTGGGTGGCGCACACCGGGAAGCGGCTTTTGGACGCTCCCTCTGCGCGGGACCTGACCACGCTGATCGAGCGGCGCACCGGCCTGCACGTCCCTGCCGCCGAATGCCGGATGCTCAGCGCCTTCGAGGTCCGCCGCCACCGCGTGGCCTGCATGGTGCGTGGACGGACGGTGCTGATCGGGGACGCCGCGCACGTGGTCAGCCCCATCGGGGGGCAGGGCATGAATCTGGGCTGGCTGGACGCCGCCGCGCTGGCCCCGCTGCTGCAACAGTCGCTGGAAGGCCGCCGTGTGGACTGGCGGCACTTCGAGCGCACGCGGCTGCGGTCTGCGGCCATCGCCGGGCATCAGGCAGAGCTGAACATGGCGGCAGGCCGTCCGGCGGGCGTGTGGGGGCAACGCTGGCGGGAACAGTTGATCAGGCGGGTGCTGCGCTCCCCCGCGGCCGAGCCGCTGCTGGCCCGGGCGTTCACGATGCGCTGGCTGTAG
- a CDS encoding glycosyltransferase: MVRPPERCALSRILIASQPIAGHVLPLLPIAQELARRGHALRWYTGRKYAPRVTAAGAEFMPFVHARDFDDADFGATFPGRDRRRGLRQLQYDVRQIFVGGIEGNMDDLRLLQREWPADAVLADQTLVAALLHAEVGGPPCALLGVLPLGIQSRDTAPFGLGLAPSATVLGRTRNRALHWLTQEVVFGGASRDLAAACGRMGVRPRPFALPPSPHLMLQPTVAAFEYPQSDLPPTLHFIGPITPPLPAQLKLPAWWADVLGSPCPVVLVTQGTLANDPRELIVPTVQALKDENLLVIVAGAGGLDELPANARAAAFIPFAALLPHVSVYVTNGGYGGVQSALAHGVPVVVAGGSEDKVEVAGRVAHAGVGVNLRTARPTPERIRRAVLAVLGDSPQRRRAQDLGAEMRRHDAPDEAATLVEQLAGTGRAVESTLSP, translated from the coding sequence GTGGTCCGGCCCCCGGAGAGGTGCGCCCTGTCGCGCATCCTGATCGCCTCGCAGCCAATCGCTGGACACGTGCTGCCGCTGCTGCCCATCGCGCAGGAACTGGCGCGGCGCGGGCACGCCCTGCGCTGGTACACCGGACGCAAGTACGCGCCGCGCGTGACGGCGGCGGGCGCCGAATTTATGCCCTTCGTCCACGCCCGCGACTTCGACGACGCCGATTTCGGCGCCACCTTTCCGGGCCGTGATCGGCGGCGCGGCTTGCGGCAGTTGCAGTACGACGTGCGGCAGATTTTCGTGGGCGGCATCGAGGGCAACATGGATGACCTGCGCCTGCTCCAGCGCGAGTGGCCCGCCGACGCGGTGCTGGCCGATCAGACGCTGGTGGCCGCCCTGCTGCACGCCGAGGTGGGGGGGCCGCCCTGTGCGCTGCTGGGCGTCTTGCCGCTGGGCATCCAGAGCCGCGACACCGCGCCGTTCGGGTTGGGACTTGCCCCGTCCGCCACTGTTCTGGGCCGGACCAGAAACCGCGCGCTGCACTGGCTGACGCAGGAAGTGGTCTTCGGCGGGGCGTCGCGCGATCTGGCGGCGGCCTGCGGGCGCATGGGCGTGCGGCCCCGGCCTTTCGCCCTGCCGCCCTCGCCGCACCTGATGCTCCAGCCCACCGTCGCCGCTTTCGAGTACCCCCAGAGCGACCTGCCACCGACGCTGCATTTCATCGGGCCGATCACGCCGCCGCTGCCCGCCCAGCTGAAGCTGCCCGCGTGGTGGGCAGACGTGCTGGGGTCGCCGTGTCCGGTGGTGCTGGTCACCCAGGGCACCCTCGCCAACGATCCGCGTGAGCTGATCGTGCCGACGGTGCAGGCGTTGAAAGACGAGAATCTGCTGGTGATCGTGGCGGGCGCGGGTGGCCTGGACGAACTGCCTGCCAATGCCCGCGCGGCGGCCTTCATTCCCTTTGCGGCGCTGCTGCCGCACGTCTCGGTCTACGTGACCAACGGCGGCTACGGCGGCGTGCAATCGGCGCTGGCGCACGGCGTCCCGGTGGTGGTGGCTGGCGGCAGCGAGGACAAGGTGGAGGTGGCGGGCCGCGTGGCCCACGCGGGGGTGGGCGTCAACCTGCGCACGGCCCGGCCCACGCCGGAGCGCATCCGCCGCGCGGTGCTGGCCGTGCTGGGCGACAGTCCCCAGCGGCGTCGGGCGCAGGACCTGGGCGCCGAGATGCGCCGTCACGACGCGCCGGACGAGGCCGCGACGCTGGTGGAACAGCTCGCTGGCACGGGGCGGGCGGTGGAGAGCACCCTCAGTCCCTGA
- a CDS encoding ABC transporter permease has protein sequence MRFADLLRLSALGLLRRPVRTVLTALGLAVALGSMLLFLSLGEGLRGVFNTELGTVGPDLQVARTRAGETLLPHMDMNPAVVGELRRLSASLGIEAVTPVAATIRQSLDPAQSAVFYGLPAASGIGAMFTGVTAARGRLLEPRDAGQNVAVLGARAAQHLGLDLGDTLELTRRGRARVIGVLKPESALTDTFTFLPIEAVQRAFGVEDRLSLAALRLKNPADADRVAAALTGQPQIGGLGLEISTRADVAGNLGRLLNSADILSLALSFIALIVGGLAVVNTVLMGVYERTREFGTLRAIGARPAFVRQLVLSETLLLSVLGGVVGLGLAGLGGRGINVYTQHLAGFDGAALTPRLILVGLGVALGLGLLAGLWPARSAGRISVVDALNRF, from the coding sequence GTGCGATTTGCCGATCTGCTGCGCCTCTCCGCCCTGGGGCTGCTGCGCCGTCCGGTCAGGACCGTGCTGACCGCCCTGGGCCTGGCGGTAGCGCTGGGCAGCATGCTGCTGTTCCTGTCGCTGGGCGAGGGGTTGCGCGGCGTGTTCAACACCGAACTGGGAACGGTGGGGCCGGACCTTCAGGTGGCGAGGACACGCGCGGGAGAAACGTTGTTGCCGCACATGGACATGAATCCGGCGGTGGTGGGCGAATTGCGGCGACTTTCGGCCTCGCTGGGCATTGAGGCCGTCACCCCGGTGGCCGCCACCATCCGGCAGTCGCTGGACCCGGCGCAGAGCGCGGTGTTCTACGGCCTGCCCGCCGCGAGCGGCATCGGCGCGATGTTCACGGGCGTCACGGCGGCGCGGGGCCGCCTGCTGGAGCCGCGAGACGCTGGACAGAATGTGGCGGTGCTGGGCGCCAGGGCCGCGCAGCACCTGGGCCTGGACCTGGGCGACACGCTGGAACTGACCCGCCGGGGCCGCGCGCGAGTCATTGGCGTCCTCAAGCCTGAAAGCGCGCTGACCGACACCTTCACGTTTCTGCCCATCGAAGCCGTGCAGCGCGCCTTTGGGGTGGAAGACCGGCTCTCCCTGGCGGCGCTGCGACTGAAGAACCCGGCTGATGCGGACCGGGTGGCGGCCGCCCTGACCGGACAGCCGCAGATCGGTGGGCTGGGCCTGGAAATCAGCACCCGCGCCGACGTGGCCGGCAATCTGGGCAGACTGCTGAACAGCGCCGACATTCTGAGCCTGGCCCTGTCGTTTATTGCCCTGATCGTGGGGGGGCTGGCGGTGGTCAACACCGTGTTGATGGGCGTCTACGAACGAACCCGTGAGTTCGGCACGCTGCGGGCCATCGGGGCGCGGCCTGCCTTTGTCCGGCAGCTGGTGCTGAGCGAGACGCTTCTGCTGTCGGTGCTGGGGGGCGTGGTGGGGCTGGGGTTGGCGGGCCTGGGGGGGCGCGGCATCAACGTCTACACCCAGCATCTGGCCGGCTTCGACGGGGCGGCGCTGACCCCACGCCTGATCCTGGTGGGCCTGGGCGTGGCGCTGGGGCTGGGCCTGCTGGCCGGGCTGTGGCCTGCGCGCAGCGCCGGGCGCATCAGTGTCGTGGACGCGCTGAACCGGTTCTAG